The genomic stretch ACGCGGCCTCCATGAGCGGGTCCAGACCCGCGGTCGGCTCATCCAGTAGGTAGAACTCGACATCGCCGGCAAGCGCTGCGATCAGCGCGACCTTTTGCCGGTTCCCCTTGGAGTACGTGCGCGCCTTCCGTGACGGGTCGAGATCGAAGCGCGAAAGAAGGTCGGCGCGGCGCTTGGGATTCAGCCCGCCTCGGAGCTTCCCCAGAAGGTCGATGACCTCCCCGCCTGTCAGGTTGGGCCACAGGGCGACATCGCCGGGCACATACGCCAGCCGCCTGTGCAGCGCGGGAGCATCGCGCCACGGGTCCATGCCGAGGACTCGCATCGACCCACTGTCCGCGCGCAGCAGTCCAAGCAACAGCCGCAGCGTCGTAGTCTTGCCGGCCCCGTTCGGCCCGAGGAACGCGTGGACCTCCCCCCTGCGAACCTTCAGGTCGAGCCCGTTCAGCGCCGTCGTGCGGCCGAACCGCTTGACCAGCTGATGGGTGTCCACTACGAGGTCGGATGCTGAATCATTGGTCACAAGCCCCTTCTAGCACCTGCGTCGCCGCCAAGTCATCTGTTGGACAAGACCGCGTGTCTGCCGATCAGCGCGGAGATGATCCAGCTCGCGCCGTCAGTCCTTGTCGC from Candidatus Nanopelagicales bacterium encodes the following:
- a CDS encoding ABC transporter ATP-binding protein — protein: MTNDSASDLVVDTHQLVKRFGRTTALNGLDLKVRRGEVHAFLGPNGAGKTTTLRLLLGLLRADSGSMRVLGMDPWRDAPALHRRLAYVPGDVALWPNLTGGEVIDLLGKLRGGLNPKRRADLLSRFDLDPSRKARTYSKGNRQKVALIAALAGDVEFYLLDEPTAGLDPLMEAAFREHVADMRREGRTVLLSSHILSEAEAVSDRVTIIREGVVVDTGTLAELRHLTRTSMTAELSSTPTGLERIAGVHDLEITGNTVSAQVDSAGMSEFTSALAAVGIESLVSQPPTLEELFLRHYAGGPE